From the genome of Pseudomonas sp. FP453:
CCAGCGCTTCCATCTGGTTGAGGGTCGATGCGCCGCCCGAACCGGCGATCAGGCCGGTGCGTACGTTGGAAACCTGGTCTTCGCTCAGGCCGGAGTCGGCGATGGCGTCTTTCATGGCCAGGTAGGCGTAGGCGGCAGCGTGGCCGACGAAGCGATAGATCTTGCGATCGATCAGTTCTTCGAGGGGCAGGTCGATGGAGCCGGAAACCTGGCTACGCAGACCCATTTCGGCATATTCCGGGTTGAAGCGGATGCCAGGGCGACTTGCACGCAGGTTAGCGGTGACGGTCTCTTTGTCATTGCCCAGGCAAGAAACGATGCCCAGACCAGTGATAACGACGCGGCGCATGCGGATAACCCTTAAAAGTTGTCAGTGGAAGTGAATACGCCGACACGAAGGCCATCGGCAGTATAGATCTCGCGACCGTCGACGCTCACCGAACCATCGGCGATGGCCAGGTTCAGCTTGCCCTTGAGGACGCGCTTGATTTGAATGTTGTAGGTGACTTTCTTGGCGGTCGGCAGGACCTGGCCAAAGAACTTCACTTCGCCCGAACCCAGGGCGCGACCGCGACCCGGCAGGCCTTGCCAGCCGAGGAAGAAACCGACCAGCTGCCACATGGCGTCAAGGCCCAGGCAGCCTGGCATCACAGGGTCGCCTTCGAAATGGCAGGCAAAGAACCACAGGTCCGGGGTGATATCCAGCTCGGCGACCAATTCACCTTTGCCGTACTTGCCACCCTCTTCGCTGATATGGGTGATGCGATCCACCATCAGCATGTTCGGGGCGGGCAGTTGCGCGTTACCTGGGCCGAACAGCTCACCGCGACTGCAGCGCAGCAGGTCTTCCCGGGTAAAGGCGTTTTGTTTGGTCATGCGAGCTCCTCAATAATCCCATGCGGCAGGGTAGGGTAAATCTTCCCGAACCGACTGAAGCGTTACGCCTCATACCGGCAGCCTACACATAGACTATTGCGTTGTAGTGAAAGTCACAGCGGCAAGGCACTGAATGTACACTTGTTCACTGAAATTTTAAACCGGGCCTGTTTATCGGGTCCGTTTGGGTGCCTAAGACTGCCGCACTTTCGTCTTTCACGCCAGTCGGAGTTGGCTGATGGCGCGGCGCTATTGCACCCAACGTTGCAGGATTTGCTGCAAATCCGTGCGTTTGAATGGCTTGGCCAGGTAATCGTTCATTCCGGCGGCCAGGCAAGCTTCGCGGTCACCCTGCAAGGCGTTGGCAGTGAGGGCGATGATTGGCAGGTCGGCGCAGCCCGGCAACTGGCGAATCTGCCGGGTCGCCTCGTAGCCATCGATCAACGGCAACCGGCAGTCCATCAGGATCGCGGTGAAAATCAGGCTTTCGGCACTGCGGATCGCCTCGGCGCCGTCGATGGCCAGGCTGACTTCAAAGCCCAGGCTGCGCAACATGGCCTCAAACCACGGTGCGGTTGACCGGGTTGTCCTCCACCAGCAGCACATGGCGGCCATCGCCGGCGCTGCTTTTGCCGTCGGCGTCGGCGGTGGTCAGCGGCAAGTATTGCTGGTCGATGGCCAGGGGGATTTCCAGGGTAAACACCGAACCACGGTTTTCTTCGCTTTGCGCGCGCAACGTGCCGCCCATGCGTTCGGCCAGGGTGCGGGCGATGGGCAGGCCCAGGCCGGTGCCGCCGTAGCGTCGGGAGATGGAGCTGTCGGCCTGCTGGAACGCGTCGAACATCAGCTCCAGGCGCTCGGCCGAAATGCCAATGCCGCTGTCACGCACGGTGCAGGTGAACCACAGCAGTTCGTGGTCGAGGGGTTGCCACTGCGGCTCGATGGTCACGTTGCCCTGCTCGGTGAACTTCAAGGCGTTGCCGATCAGGTTCACCAGGATTTGCCGGATGCGGGTCGGGTCACCCTGCACTTGCAGGGCGGCCATGCCTGGCGGAATCAGCAGCTCCAACACCAGCCCGCGCTGCACGGCACTGTGCTGGAAGGCCTGGGCGCAGCTGTTGATCAGGTCGGCCAGGTTGAACGGAATGTGCTCCAGCTCCAGGGCAGCCCGCTCGATGCGCGAGAAGTCGAGGATGTCGTTGATAACCTTGAGCAAATGCTCGGTGGACTCGGAGGCCAGCGCCGCGTATTCGGTCTGCTCCTCGGTCATCTCGGTGGTTTCCAGCAGCTGCAACATGCCCAGTACGCCGTTCATCGGCGTGCGCAGCTCATGGCTCATCATCGCCAGGAAATCCGACTTGGCATTGTTCGCCCGTTCCGCCTCTTCGCGGGTCTGGATCAACTGGGCCATGGCCTGGTGTTGCTCGCGGCTGGCCTGGTTGAGGCCTTCGGCGAGGTTGTTGATATGCCGCGACAGGTCGCCCAGCTCCGAGTCATCGACAATCGGCAGCGGTGTCTTGTAGTCGCCTTGCTGGATCGCCTTGACCGCGTGGCCCATGGCGCTGATCGGCTGCGACAGGCTTGCGGCCAGGCGTCGCGCCAACAGAAAGGTAAACAGCAGGGCAAACAGCGCCAGGATGCCCGCCTTGAAGAGGATTTCCTGCTGGCGCTGGCTGAACGCGTCGTTGGACATGCCGACGATCACCCGCCCCAGGTAATCCGCGCGGGGCGCCTTGGGTTCGTTGAGGTTGTCCTGGAAGAAATCATTGCCCAGCTGGATGTGTTGCAGGCGGATCGGTGCCTGGAAGACTTTGACCGACAGCGACCGGTCATGGGTTTCCGACGGTTGTTCGACATACACCAGGATGTTCTCGGCGCTGTCCTGGATCTCCAGGAAGCGCACATGGGGCGTCGCCAATGTCGCACGCAACAGGCTCTCCAGCACATCGTTGTTGCCGGAGATCACCCCGTATTCGGTGGCGGGCGCCAGCTGGTTGGCGATCAGTTGGCCGGTGTGGTCCAGCTCCTGGCGCAAATCCTGGATGCGCACGAAGGTAAAGAAGCTGATCAACAGCAACGTCAGCAACAGCGCCGGGCCCAGGGTGATGAGCTGGGTGCGGGTGTTGATATCCCAACGACGACGCAGGGTCATGGGCGTTTTTCTCCTTCGGCCAGCCGGGCGGCGATGTGGGCTTCATCCACCTCTTCGAGCCCCAGCGAGCGTGCGACTTGCGGGTTGCCCGCGACTTTGAAGTGTTCCGGGTACAGCGTGCGGGGCCAGGTGGCCGGTGGCTGGTCGAGCAGGCGGTCGAGCACTGCCAGCCAATCGCTCTGGTCGCTGTAGGTGCTGGCCAGGCTGCCGGCGCGGACGAATCCGGCATTGGGCCCCACCAGCGGCAATTGCCGGGCGTAGCTGCTCAGCAGCAGGTTCTTCGCGGTTTTCGGGTTGTAGAGTTGCGGGTCGTCGAGGCCGAGCAGCACATCACTGCTCTTGAACAGGTTTTGCAACGGGCGGCTGTCGTTGGTGTTGTCCCACAGCTGCGGCACCACTTCCAGGCCCATGGGCGTGGCGTATTCAATCAGCTCTCGCAGCAGGAATTCGCTGTCGGCCGCGTAGAGCACACCGATGCGCCGGGCCTGGGGCAGGATGCTAGCGATCAGGTGCAACTGGCGCGCCAGCGGTGGGTCGCTCCACAGCAGGCTGATCCTCGCCGGCACGTGGCTGCCGAGGCGTTGCCGGGCTTGCAGGCGGCTGATGCGCAGCACCAGGGTCGGCGGGCCCTGGGCGTCTTGCAGGCGCCAGTCGAGGCTGGCCAGGTCCAGCAGGATCAGGCGCGTGCCGGACGGCAGGTGGCTCGGTGCAGGCAAGTCCTTGAGCGGGGCGAAGGTCACGTGGTCGTCCGGACGTTCCTTGGCCAGCGCCTCGGTGAAGGCTTGCACACCCGCGCTGCCTTCGGCCGCGGTCAGCAGGATCTCGGCACTCCAGGTCGGTGCGGTGAACAGCAGGCACAGCAACAGCAAGGCGCGCTGCCATGGCCGTGGCGTGCAGACGTGGGTCATCCTTGACTGAGCGCCCATGTCAGAACTCTAGCTCCGCACTGAAATAGAGCACGTGACGCGAGTCGTAGTGGTTGTCGGCCCAGGTGGTGGGCTGGTTGTCGAGGCGTTTTTGCAACATGCCGGCCAGCTCCACGTTGGCTTTGCCCAGGGCAATGCGCTTGGCCACCCGCAGGTCGACCCGTTCGAAGCGATATTGGTTGAGCGCATCGTCGCCATAATAGAACAGCGCGCTGGACCAGCCCCGGCCCCATTCCCGCAGCCAGCCGGCCGAGCCACTGTTGCGCGCGGTCTGGGCCTTGTCCCTGGGGTTGCTGGTGGTGGCGTCGACGTAAGCATAGGTCAGCCGCAGGCGGTCGGCGTTGCTCATGCGCCAATCGAACTGGGATTCGGCGCCGGTAAACCGCGAGCTGTTGGCGTTGCTGGCAATGTACTGGTTATTGCGCAGCGGCGAACTGATCATCTCGGTGATCTCGTCGTAGAACAGCTTCACGTCCAGGTTCAGCCCGAGGTCGGCGAAGAAGCCGTTGTAGCCCAGTTCCCGCGAGCGCATCAGCTCTTTGTCGAGGTTGCCCGGGCCGCGTGTCACCACAAAGTACTGGCCGGTGTTCTGCCCGTAGGCTGGTGAACTGAGGTTGGTGACGCGGTAGCTCCAGTTGACGTTGTTCTCGAACATGTCCGGCGAGCGGATCGCCTCGGAATACACCGCGCGCAAACCGTGGCGCGGGTTGATCAGGTAGTTGACCGCCACCCGTGGCGTCAGCGAGCTGCCGCTCAGGTGGGTGTCTTCGAACATCGCCCCGCCCTGCAACAGCCAGTGCTCGCTGGCGCGCCATTCCAGTTGGCCGAACAGGCGCCAGGTGGTGTCGTCCAGGGTGCCGTTGAAGTAGGTGTCGGAGTCGGCGCGGTCATAGCGATAATTCACACCGCTGACCAGGCGCAGGCTGTCGGACAGGCTCAGGGTGTCCTGAATCTCCAGGTCGTAGCGGCTTTCGCGGGTGCTTTGGTTGATGTCGCCGCACACGCTCTGGTTGGCGCCGTTGCGCCACTGGTCCAGGACCTGGTTGCCCAGCGCTTGCTCGTCGGCGCTGCCCGGTGGCGCGACGCCCTGGCTGTAGCTGTCCATGTGCCGCGCCAGTTGTTCGGCGTAGTTGGGGTTGAGTTGCCACAATCGGGTCAGCTCGGGGCTGAACGAGACCTTGGCGTCGCAGGCCTTCCAGATCTGCTGGCGATCCCACTGTTGGGCGGAGCCCTGGATATACAGGCTGTGCTCGGGGTTGAAATCGAAGTTCCAGCGCAGGGACGCGGCGTAGTCCTTGGCCGCGACGTCGGAATTGTTGCCACCTTCGGTAATCCCGGCGAATACCGGTGTGTAGGTATAGGGCCGCTGGTTGGTCCCTTCCTTCGCGTTGAGTTGCCAGTCGATGCTTTGCTGCGCGTTCAACGTCTGGCTCACGGCCAGGCTGAAGCGGTTGAGGCGGCGGCTGTCACGGCGGTCGGCGCCGGCGGCATCGCTGTCAAAGCCGTCGTCTTGTTGCCCCGACAGGGACAAACGCAAGTCGCCGGTGTCCCAGCGCACGCCCTGGCTGGCGTAGTAGTCGTTGATCCCACGCTGACCACGGATGACTTTCACCCGCGCGCCCTGGCTGTTGGCCGGTGAGCGCGTAAGGATATTGACCACCGCCATCAGCGCGTTGGCGCCATAGCTGACGGTGTTGGGGCCGCGGAATACTTCGATGCGCTCGATATCTTCCATGGCCACTGGAATGTCGCTCCAGTCTACGGTCGCCAGGCCCGCCCGATACACGGAGCGCCCGTCGATCAACACCTGCATGCGCCGCGCATCGCTGGCACTGGTGCCGTGGTAGTTCACCGCCGCCTGATTGCCGGTGGTGTAGCCGACCATCATCCCCGGCACCAGGCGCAGCAGTTCGCTGATGTCCCGCGCGCCGCTGGCCTTGATCAACTCGCTGTCGATCACCGTCATGCTGCCCGGCACGGCGGCGGCCGATTGCTTGAGGCGCGTGGCGGTCAGGACCTGTGGCAGCGGTTGGCTGTCGAGGAACAGATCGTCGGCCAGCACCGTGCCGCTGCACAGCAGCATCAACAGCAGAGATGAACGGGGAGAGGGGCCCAAATGCACGGAACGGCCTTGATAATTGCGGATAGCCGCCCATGTTAACTGAGGTCGGGCCATTTGCCAGTCGTAGGACTTGCAATTACTTCACACAAACGTGGCATTTTCTGACAAACCCACGAATTGACGCGGGGGCTGGCCGCAAGCGGGTCGCTCCGTATAATGCGGCCATCGCCACTGGTATGGATTAACGGATTGCATATGACTGAACAGCGCCCTATTGCGGTCCTCGGAGGCGGAAGTTTTGGCACCGCCGTGGCTAACCTGCTGGCCGAAAACGGCCACGCGGTGCGCCAGTGGATGCGTGATCCCGAGCAGGCCGAGGCCATCCGGGTAAACCGCGAAAACCCTCGTTACCTGAAAGGCATCAAAATCCACGCGGCCGTCGAACCCGTGACGGACTTGCTGGCGACCCTGACGGACTGCGACCTGTGCTTCGTCGCGCTGCCGTCCAGCGCCCTACGCTCGGTCCTGGCGCCCCATGCCGAACGCCTGGCCGGCAAGCTGCTGGTCAGCCTGACCAAGGGCATCGAGGCGCAGACCTTTATGCTGATGAGTGAAATCCTCACCGAGATCGCGCCTCAGGCGCGTATTGGCGTGTTGTCCGGGCCGAACCTGGCGCGGGAAGTCGCCGAGCACGCGTTGACCGCCACGGTCATCGCCAGTGAAGACGAAGAGCTGTGCGAGCGGGTCCAGGCCGTGCTGCATGGCCGCACCTTCCGCGTCTACGCCAGTGGCGACCGCTTTGGTGTCGAACTGGGCGGCGCGTTGAAAAACGTCTACGCGATCATTGCCGGCATGGCGGTGGCACTGGGCATGGGTGAAAACACCAAGAGCATGCTGATTACCCGCGCGCTGGCCGAGATGACCCGCTTTGCGGTGAACCAGGGCGCCAACCCGATGACCTTCCTCGGGCTGGCCGGCGTGGGCGACTTGATCGTCACCTGCTCGTCGCCGAAAAGCCGCAACTACCAGGTCGGTTTCGCCCTGGGCCAGGGCTTGAGCCTGGAGGACGCGGTGACGCGCCTGGGCGAAGTGGCCGAAGGCGTCAACACCCTCAAGGTGCTGAAGGCCAAGGCCCAGGAAGTCGGCGTGTATATGCCGTTGGTCGCCGGGTTGCACGCGATCCTGTTTGAAGGGCGCACCTTGAACCAGGTCATCGAGTTGTTGATGCGCGCCGAACCGAAAACCGATGTCGATTTTATTTCCACCAGTGGTTTCAACTGAGGAACGCGTCATGAACGATCCGAAAGCAGCGCCCAAGTACGAATCCATTGTGTTGCGCATCCTCTGGATGCTGGTGTTTGCCCTGGTGTGGCAGGTCGCGCAGTTCCTGCTCGGCGCCTTGGTGGTGGTGCAGTTGATCTACCGCCTGGTGTACGGCGCGCCGAACCTGGGCCTGATGAACTTTGGCGACAGCCTCAGCCAGTTCCTCGCGCAGATCGGCCGCTTCGGCAGCTTCCACACCGAGCAAAAGCCGTGGCCATTCGCCGATTGGCCAACCCCGCGCGCACCCGAGGGCGAAGCCGCCCACAGCGTGCCGCCCGCGCCGCACCCGGTGCGCGATGAAGAGCCAAAACTGTGAAGCTGTGGATTCTGCGCCACGGTGAGGCCGAAGGGCATGCCCGCACGGATGCCGAGCGCAACCTCACCGAACATGGCCGTGGCGAAGTCTTGCGCAGTGCCGCGCACCTGATCGGCCCAGCCCCTCAGTGCGATCATCGCCAGCCCCTATGTGCGGGCGCAGCAGACCGCACAACTGGTGCGCCAGGCCTTGGGCTTTGAGCCGGAAATCCGCACGGTGCCGTGGCTGACCCCCGAGGGCAGCCCGCTGCAAGTGCTGGAACAGCTCGACACCGACGACAACGTGCTGCTGGTCAGCCATCAGCCGTTGGTGGGCAGCCTGATCAGCTTTTTGCAGCATGGCCATCAGCGCCAACCGCAACCGATGCACACCGCGAGCCTCGCGGAACTGGAAGGGGATTTTCCGCTGGCGGGGCTGATGAGCCTGGTCAGCGTGAAGAATCCGTAGGCTGGATCGCTGCTTTGTGTGTGCTATATAGTCAGCCAAGCAAGTGCTTGGTTGGCTATGATCGGACCACACAGGAGCGCGTCCCATGCCCGTCGCTTTTCGTTTGCCGTTGCAGGTCTTCTTTGAACGTGAAGCGCGCCATCCGCGCAAAACCTTTCTGGTCCAGCCTGTCGGCGGGGGCGAGGTGCACAGCCTCACCTGGGGCGATGTCGGCCACCAGGCCCGATGCGCCGCGCACTGGCTGCGTGCCCGTGAACTGCCCCGTGGTTCGCACATTGCCCTGATTTCGAAAAACTGCGCGCACTGGATCATCGCCGACCTGGCGATCTGGATGGCTGGGCATGTCTCGGTGCCCTTGTACCCCAACCTTACTGCCGACTCCGTCGCCCATGTGCTCAACCATTCCGAGGCGGCGCTGGTGTTTGTCGGCAAGCTCGACGATTGGCCGGCGATGGCGCCCGGTGTGCCCGCCGGTGTGCCGACCATCAGCCTGCCGCTGTGCCCGCCCGGCACGTTTGATTTCAGCTGGGCCGACCTGCAAGCCTGCTCGCCCATTCAAGACAACCCAGAGCCTGCGGCCGCGGATCTTGCGACCATCATCTACACCTCCGGCACCACCGGCCTGCCCAAGGGCGTGATGCACAGCTTCGGCGCCCTGGGCTTTGCTGCCACGCGCGGTACCGAAGTGTTTGGCCTGGGGGAGGGCGACCGGTTGTTGTCGTACCTGCCGCTGTGCCATGTGGCCGAGCGGATGTTTGTCGAGATGGCCGCGATCTATACCGGGCAAACCGTGTTTTTCGCCGAGAGCCTGGACACCTTTCTGACCGATCTGCGTCGGGCGCGGCCGACGGCGTTGTTTGGCGTGCCGCGCATCTGGACCAAATTCCAGCTGGGGGTCTACGCCAAGATCCCGCAAAAACGCCTCGATACCCTGTTGCGCCTGCCGTTTATCGGCAAGCGTGTGGGCCATAAAGTGCTCGCCGGCCTAGGGCTGGATGAATTGCGCATCGCCCTGTCCGGCGCGGCGCCGGTGCCCGAGGCGCTGCTGCGCTGGTATCAACGCCTGGGCCTGGATGTGCTGGAGGTGTACGGCATGACCGAGAGTTGCGGCTACTCCCATGTGTGCCGCCCCGGCCAGCAGACCATCGGCTGGATCGGCCTGCCATGCCCGGGGGTTGAAGTGCGCATCGACGCCTCGGGCGAAGTGCAGGTGCGCAGCGGTGCGACCATGCTCGGTTACTTCAAGGACCCCGCGAAGACCGCCGAGACGCTCACCGCCGATGGCTTCCTGCGCACCGGCGACAAGGGCGAGCAGGACGCCGATGGCCGCCTGCGCCTGACCGGGCGGCTCAAGGAAATCTTCAAGACCAGCAAAGGCAAATACGTAGCCCCGGCGCCGATTGAAAACCGCCTGGCCGAACATGCGCACATCGAACAGGTGTGCGTGGTCGGCGATGGCCTCGGCGCGCCGATTGCGTTGTGTGTGCTATCGACGCTGGCGCACGACCGCCAAGCCCTGCAAGGCAGCCTTGAGCGCTGGCTGGAGGCGGTCAACCAGACGTTGGATAAACATGAGCGCCTGCGCCAATTGGTGGTGGTCAATGACAGCTGGGCGGTGGAAAACGGCTTCCTGACGCCGACCCTGAAGATCAAGCGCAACGTGATCGAATCGACTTACGGTGCATATTTGCAGACTTGGAGCGAGCGTTCCGAATCCGTTCTGTGGCAGGATTAGGCTCATCATAAAACCAACAAAGGACTATCCCATGGGCCTGTGGCGCACCCAACCGAACATCGAACAACTCAACGCGATCCAGAAAAACACCATCGGTGAACTGCTGGACATTCGCTTCGAAAGCTTCGACGACGAATCCCTGACCGCCAGCATGGTGGTCGATCATCGCACCCATCAGCCCTACGGCCTGCTGCACGGCGGCGCGTCGGTGGTGCTGGCGGAAAGCGTCGGCTCCATGGCGGCGTACCTGTGTATCGACGCCAGCAAGTTCTATTGCGTGGGCCTGGAGGTCAACGCCAACCACCTGCGCGGTGTGCGCAGCGGGCGGGTGACGGCGGTGGCGCGGGCGATTCATATCGGCCGCACCACCCAGGTGTGGGATATCCGCTTGACCAATGATGACGGCAAAGCCAGCTGCGTTTCGCGCCTGACCATGGCCGTGGTGCCGCTGGGCGAGCAGCCGCCGGCGCGATAGGCGTGGCGTGAGTGTCATCATTCCTGGCAGTTACAGTCATTGCTGTTGCGGCCAGGCGTGGTGACAATCGATTTCTGTTTTTGTAGATGAGTCCGGTATGTCGCAGCACGTGTTTTTTGCCCACGCCAATGGTTTCCCTTCGGCTACGTACGGCAAGTTGTTTGCCGCCCTGGCCCCGGAATACGCCGTGGCTCATTTGCCGCAGCACGGTCACGACCCCAGGTTCCCGGTGGACGATAACTGGCAGAACCTGGTGGACGAGTTGATCCACCACCTGGAGCAGCAGCCGGAACCGGTGTGGGGCGTGGGCCATTCCCTCGGTGGCGTGCTGCATCTGCATGCGGCCATGCGTTGCCCACAGTTATATCGCGGCGTGGTGATGCTCGACTCGCCGGTGCTGACCCGTGCCGACCGCTGGGTGATCCGCGCCGCCAAGCGCCTGGGCTTTATCGACCGCCTGACCCCCGCCGGGCGCACCCTGGGCCGGCGTGAAGAGTTCCATGACCTGGACAGCGCGCGCAGCTACTTCGCCGGTAAAACCCTGTTTCGCGGTTTCGACCCGGAATGCTTCGACGCCTACCTGCAACACGGCTTGCACCAGGTTGGCGACCGCCTGCGCCTGCGCTTCGACCCGGCCACCGAAATCAGCATCTACCGCGGCGTGCCCCACACCAGCCCCGGTCAGGTGCGCCAGTTGAAAGTGCCGCTGGCGGTGGTGCGCGGCCGCCAGAGCCGGGTGGTGATGCGTCACCACGCCAGCGGTGTCGATCGCCTGCCGATGGGCGAAATGCTCACCATGCCCGGCGGTCATATGTTCCCCCTCGAACGCCCCCAGGACACCGCGACCTTGATCAAGAACCTGTTCTCCCGCTGGGCCGCCCGTGAGGGCAACTGCCCATGAGCGCGGCGGTGGAAGAAGTGCGCCTGAGCCTGCCCCATATAGAGTTGGCGGCTCACTTGTTTGGGCCCGAAGACGGTTTGCCGGTGATCGCCCTGCATGGCTGGCTGGACAACGCCAACAGCTTTGCGCGGCTGGCGCCAAAGCTTGAGGGCTTGCGCATCGTCGCCTTGGACATGGCGGGGCATGGGCATTCGGCGCATCGCCCTGCAGGGGCCGGTTATGCCTTGTGGGATTACGTCCACGACGTGCTGCACGTCGCCGAACAATTGGGCTGGAAACGTTTTGCATTACTTGGCCACTCACTGGGCGCCATCGTGTCCCTGGTGCTGGCCGGCGCGTTGCCGGAGCGCGTGACGCACCTGGGATTGATCGACGGCGTGATCCCGCCGACCGCCAGCGGCGAGAACGCCGCCGAGCGCCTGGGCATGGCGTTGCAGGCGCAATTGGATTTGCAGGACAAACGCAAGCCGGTCTACGCCACCCTGGAGCGTGCCGTGGAAGTGCGCATGAAAGGCCTGGTGGCGGTCAGTCGCGAAGCCGCCGAACTGCTGGCCCAGCGCGGTTTGATGCCGGTGCCGGGCGGTTACACCTGGCGTACCGACAGTCGCTTGACCCTGGCATCACCGATGCGCCTGACCGACGAACAAGCCATGGCCTTCGTGCGGCGGGTGGGTTGCCCTACGCAGTTGGTGGTCGCCGCCGACGGCATGCTGGCGAAACATCCAGAATTGCTTTCCCAACTGCCCTTCACCGTGACCACGCTGCCAGGCGGCCATCATTTGCACCTGAATGACCAGCCCGGCGCAGCTCTTGTTGCAGACTGTTTCAATCGCTTCTTCTCTGCGCCTTGACTTGGCGGGGTCAACTGCCGAGGCTGGGCGGATTGAAAGGGAGCCAACCATGAACCATCTCAACACTGCTATGACCTCCGCTGGCCACGGCGCGTTGATCCTATGAGCGTGCGTAACGGCTGTATCCGTATCCTCGGGCTAAGCCTGCTCAGCCCATTGGTGTTCGCCGCCGACGTGCCGGGAAGCCAGGACCTGCCGGCCGTGGCCCGGCAAGTCGACGCGCAAATCGTCGATTACCGCCCCGCCGAAGAAAAGGAACGCATCTACCCCATGGGCGCGATCCGCAAGATCAGCGGCCAGTTGCGCTACGAAGGCCAGGCCACCGCACGCGGCCAGGCCACGGCGATCACCTATGAGTTGCCCGCCGAGCACAGTTCCAGCACTGCGTTTACCGTGACGCGCGAGGCGTTGCAGGCCAAAGGCGCGCAGTTGCTGTTCTGGTGCAAAGCCCGTGATTGCGGCGAAAGCAGCCTGTGGGCCAACGAAATCTTCGGCAACGCCAAGCTGGTGGGCGCCGACAGTGAGCAGGAATACCTGCTGCTGCGCCTGGCCGAGCCGCAAGCCAACAGCCTGATCGCGCTGTACGCCATTACCCGTGGCAACCGCCGTGCCTACCTGCACGTGGAGCAGTTGGATGCCGGTGCGCCGCTGGGTGACCTGCTGCCCACCTCGGCCACGCTGTTGCGCGAGCTTAAAAGCACCGGCGAGCTGGACTTGCCGAAGTTGGCCGCCGAGCCGGATGACACCTGGCTAACCCTGATTTCCCGTGGGCTCAACCTCGACACCACCCTGCGTGTCAGCCTCGCCGGGCCGAATGCCGAAGCCTGGCGCCAGGCCTTGATCGACAAGGGCGTGCGTGCCGCGCGCCTGGAGACCGGCACCGGCGGCACCAAGGGCTTGCACCTGCATCTGATACGCTAGGCGTTATCGGGCGAACGGCCCCGCGCCGTTCGCCTAAGCTGTCTTCCTAACGCCTTCTGCTAGAGATACCCCATGCTCAATAACGATCGCCTGCTGGTGCAAATCCTGCTGCTGGTGCTGTTTGGTGCCAGCTTCTGGGTCATGGCGCCGTTCTGGTCGGCGCTGTTCTGGGGCGCGGTGCTGGCGTTTGCCAGCTGGCCGCTGATGCGTTTGCTGACCCGTGCGCTGGGTGGCCGTGAATCGTTGGCCGCCGGCATCCTGACCCTGGGTTGGATGTTGCTGGTGGCGGTGCCGCTGGTGTGGCTGGGGTTCAACCTGGCGGATCATGTGCGCGATGCGGTGGCGCTGATCAAGGACATCCAGGTTGACGGCCTGCCCGAAGCGCCGACCTGGCTGGGTTCGATC
Proteins encoded in this window:
- the fabA gene encoding 3-hydroxyacyl-[acyl-carrier-protein] dehydratase FabA, which translates into the protein MTKQNAFTREDLLRCSRGELFGPGNAQLPAPNMLMVDRITHISEEGGKYGKGELVAELDITPDLWFFACHFEGDPVMPGCLGLDAMWQLVGFFLGWQGLPGRGRALGSGEVKFFGQVLPTAKKVTYNIQIKRVLKGKLNLAIADGSVSVDGREIYTADGLRVGVFTSTDNF
- a CDS encoding ABC transporter substrate binding protein, which gives rise to MGAQSRMTHVCTPRPWQRALLLLCLLFTAPTWSAEILLTAAEGSAGVQAFTEALAKERPDDHVTFAPLKDLPAPSHLPSGTRLILLDLASLDWRLQDAQGPPTLVLRISRLQARQRLGSHVPARISLLWSDPPLARQLHLIASILPQARRIGVLYAADSEFLLRELIEYATPMGLEVVPQLWDNTNDSRPLQNLFKSSDVLLGLDDPQLYNPKTAKNLLLSSYARQLPLVGPNAGFVRAGSLASTYSDQSDWLAVLDRLLDQPPATWPRTLYPEHFKVAGNPQVARSLGLEEVDEAHIAARLAEGEKRP
- a CDS encoding TonB-dependent siderophore receptor, giving the protein MLLCSGTVLADDLFLDSQPLPQVLTATRLKQSAAAVPGSMTVIDSELIKASGARDISELLRLVPGMMVGYTTGNQAAVNYHGTSASDARRMQVLIDGRSVYRAGLATVDWSDIPVAMEDIERIEVFRGPNTVSYGANALMAVVNILTRSPANSQGARVKVIRGQRGINDYYASQGVRWDTGDLRLSLSGQQDDGFDSDAAGADRRDSRRLNRFSLAVSQTLNAQQSIDWQLNAKEGTNQRPYTYTPVFAGITEGGNNSDVAAKDYAASLRWNFDFNPEHSLYIQGSAQQWDRQQIWKACDAKVSFSPELTRLWQLNPNYAEQLARHMDSYSQGVAPPGSADEQALGNQVLDQWRNGANQSVCGDINQSTRESRYDLEIQDTLSLSDSLRLVSGVNYRYDRADSDTYFNGTLDDTTWRLFGQLEWRASEHWLLQGGAMFEDTHLSGSSLTPRVAVNYLINPRHGLRAVYSEAIRSPDMFENNVNWSYRVTNLSSPAYGQNTGQYFVVTRGPGNLDKELMRSRELGYNGFFADLGLNLDVKLFYDEITEMISSPLRNNQYIASNANSSRFTGAESQFDWRMSNADRLRLTYAYVDATTSNPRDKAQTARNSGSAGWLREWGRGWSSALFYYGDDALNQYRFERVDLRVAKRIALGKANVELAGMLQKRLDNQPTTWADNHYDSRHVLYFSAELEF
- a CDS encoding NAD(P)H-dependent glycerol-3-phosphate dehydrogenase, yielding MTEQRPIAVLGGGSFGTAVANLLAENGHAVRQWMRDPEQAEAIRVNRENPRYLKGIKIHAAVEPVTDLLATLTDCDLCFVALPSSALRSVLAPHAERLAGKLLVSLTKGIEAQTFMLMSEILTEIAPQARIGVLSGPNLAREVAEHALTATVIASEDEELCERVQAVLHGRTFRVYASGDRFGVELGGALKNVYAIIAGMAVALGMGENTKSMLITRALAEMTRFAVNQGANPMTFLGLAGVGDLIVTCSSPKSRNYQVGFALGQGLSLEDAVTRLGEVAEGVNTLKVLKAKAQEVGVYMPLVAGLHAILFEGRTLNQVIELLMRAEPKTDVDFISTSGFN
- a CDS encoding DUF4389 domain-containing protein codes for the protein MNDPKAAPKYESIVLRILWMLVFALVWQVAQFLLGALVVVQLIYRLVYGAPNLGLMNFGDSLSQFLAQIGRFGSFHTEQKPWPFADWPTPRAPEGEAAHSVPPAPHPVRDEEPKL
- a CDS encoding AMP-binding protein, producing MPVAFRLPLQVFFEREARHPRKTFLVQPVGGGEVHSLTWGDVGHQARCAAHWLRARELPRGSHIALISKNCAHWIIADLAIWMAGHVSVPLYPNLTADSVAHVLNHSEAALVFVGKLDDWPAMAPGVPAGVPTISLPLCPPGTFDFSWADLQACSPIQDNPEPAAADLATIIYTSGTTGLPKGVMHSFGALGFAATRGTEVFGLGEGDRLLSYLPLCHVAERMFVEMAAIYTGQTVFFAESLDTFLTDLRRARPTALFGVPRIWTKFQLGVYAKIPQKRLDTLLRLPFIGKRVGHKVLAGLGLDELRIALSGAAPVPEALLRWYQRLGLDVLEVYGMTESCGYSHVCRPGQQTIGWIGLPCPGVEVRIDASGEVQVRSGATMLGYFKDPAKTAETLTADGFLRTGDKGEQDADGRLRLTGRLKEIFKTSKGKYVAPAPIENRLAEHAHIEQVCVVGDGLGAPIALCVLSTLAHDRQALQGSLERWLEAVNQTLDKHERLRQLVVVNDSWAVENGFLTPTLKIKRNVIESTYGAYLQTWSERSESVLWQD